A window of Mytilus edulis chromosome 10, xbMytEdul2.2, whole genome shotgun sequence contains these coding sequences:
- the LOC139492956 gene encoding uncharacterized protein yields MADDTDTAAFVQSLKNDNTVRKTASDMRLFNKWLRCNNEMRLAEEIPVTELDKCLACFFMTVQKDDESNYEPQSVRSMQSSILRYLTEKCAINIMVDKEFHHCRDVMSAKLKQLKSMGMGAKKKESRPLHS; encoded by the coding sequence ATGGCAGACGACACGGACACTGCTGCTTTTGTTCAATCGTTGAAAAACGATAATACAGTTAGAAAAACTGCTAGTGACATGAGACTTTTCAACAAATGGTTGAGATGCAATAACGAGATGAGGTTAGCGGAAGAAATTCCTGTTACGGAACTTGATAAATGTTTGGCTTGTTTCTtcatgacagttcaaaaagaCGACGAGTCAAACTATGAACCTCAATCTGTCAGGTCAATGCAGAGCAGCATTTTAAGATATCTAACAGAGAAATGTGCAATAAATATAATGGTTGACAAAGAATTTCACCACTGTAGAGATGTGATGTCTGCAAAACTGAAACAGCTTAAATCCATGGGAATGGGAGCCAAAAAAAAGGAAAGCAGACCCCTTCACAGCTGA